GAGCAGGGCATGTCGCACGAGATGGTGCATATGGTGGATGCCGTAACCACCAACAAAACAGATTTTTTCAGGGAACCATCACATTTTGATTTTCTTACCCAGCAAGTATTACCCGAATTGTGCGAAGGGTATAATGGCTATAAAGAATTGAAAGTGTGGAGCGCCGGTTGCTCCAGTGGGGAAGAAGTGTATAGCCTGGCCATGGTGTTGCAGGAATTTACCGAAATGATCAGCGGTACCGACTATCACATCACCGGCACCGATGTATCGTTAACCATGTTGGCAAAAGCGGTTGAAGCGGTATATGCAGAGGATCGCATTGCGGATATTCCCATGTGGTTGCGCAAGAAATACCTGCTGCGCAGCCGCGACCGGGCCAAACAAACCATTCGCATCAATGCGGAAACCCGGGCAAGAACAGATTTCAAACGGCTTAACCTGATGGATGATACTTATGACGTGCACAATAAGTTTGATGTAATTTTCTGCCGCAATGTGCTCATTTATTTTGACAAGGCCACGCAGTGTGCTGTGATCAATAAACTGGCGGAGAAATTAAAACCTGGCGGGTATTTGTTCCTGGGTCATTCGGAAACAGTTTCCAATATGCAATTGACGTTAACGCCGGTTCAACCTACGGTATTAAAAAAGTGACCTGTCAGGTGTACTTCAACAAACTGATAAAGCGGAATGTAATGGTACACCTGACAGGTCGCAATACTTATTAATTCTTCAGTGGCGGACTTGAACTGCCAGGGGTATTAAAATCAATTTCATTCTGCGGCACATCCCAATAATCCATATAGTTATATTCCATAAAGCACGGGGTTGGTATTGAGCCGGGCTGAGCAGGTGTTAATAAATTTCCGGGAACAATTACAATGGCATTGGCCCTGCCACCGCCTTGTGCAGCCGGTTGGGTTACTCCCCAGCGACGCGCATCATAAAATGCAGTGCCCCACAAAAACAGCGCTACCCTTCTTTCCTTTCTGAACTCTTCCAACGCCTGCGGAGCAGTTAACCCGGTACCTGCTACGTGCGCTAAACCGGAATGCTGAAAATCGCGTACTGCATCTACTATTTGTAACCCGGCTTCGGTACTACCCGTACGCATCAACGCTTCTGCCTTCATCAATTGATTTTCTTCATAACTGCAAGCCCAGGGCACCGTGCCTTTATTATTGCCGGTGGCATACAGGCCTCCGTTTTCAATAAAGACCGGGTCCCAGCGGGTACCAAATTGTAAACCCCGGCCCCTTTCGTTTACCTTGGGAACAGGAAAAGGGGTGAACCCGATTGCAGCCCGGTTGTCATTGGGTTTAAAATCCTGTAGCAATCGTTCGCTGGCAAAGGTGAATTGCACTACTTCGCCAATATAGAAGTAAGGATGAAATTGCCCGAGCGATACATCGTTGGTACCGCTGGGGTCCATCCCAAACTGGAAAACATTGTCGGTAGACTGTATACCCTGGTTGGCAAGGGAAATAACCTGTTGCCAGTCGGCAGGCGTCATAGCAGTTACTTTTTTATTCACCATTAAATTGCGCGCCTGTAGTGAATAGATCTGCCGTTTCCACATATCGGGTGTTACCACTTGTTTATTATCGTTGAAGGAGGCAACTATCGCCGTCATGATGGCGGTATAGTCGGCTGTGGCATTTACCGAATTTAAAGTAGTGAGGCAGCTATTCAGTACATTGTTGGCTTCGGTCATGATGGCGGTATGATCAACAAAATCGCCATTGGTGGCGCCGGCGGTATTGGTGATAATACCTGCCAGGTACATGGAACCAATGCGCGAGTAAGCATACCCTTTCCACCACTGTGCCCATGCTTTGAAGATGTTTATTTTATTGGTAGCATCGCCGCTGAGTTTCAGCGCCGGGTTATCCAAGGCGGTTAGCAGGTAGTTGGCCTGTGCAATAATATAATAACAGCTGGCCCATTCGTATTGAAAGGCATTCAATTCACCCGATCCCCTTGAATTAAATCCCTGCAGTTGTGTTTTTTGATCCACCGTATTGGGGTTGGTGATCACCTTACCGCCCGGCAAAGTGATCTTATACACCTGGTTAACCCAGCGGAAACCATAATTACCATACGGGCAATAGGCTTCATCACCCATGATGCTGTGGTTGGTAAGGGCTATATGAAAAATATTGGTTTTGCCTTCGCCCGGCACATCGGCCATCATTTTTTGAAGAATACCCAATGAAAAGTTCTTTAACCCGGCTTCGGTTGTTAACGACAGTTCGGGTACAGGCTGGTTGGGATTGTTTAACTCGAGTGTTGATTTTTTACAGGCCCCCGAAACAATGGCCATGCTGAATATATATATGAGGTATCGTTTCATAACAAGTAGATTAATGGTTAGAATTGAAGGTTAATACCAAACTGGTAGGAGCGCAGGTTGGGGATCGAAAAATAATCCACCCCGATACTGGATCCGGCGCCTACTGAGCGGTTACCCTGGCTATCCTGAGCCGAGGTAGCCTCAGGGTCGAGGCCTTCATATTTTGTAATGGTGATCAGGTTCCTGCCCGAGACGGTTAACGCCAATCCTTTTACCCAATCAATTTTTATCACATTTCCTAATTGATAGATGAGGGTAAGGTCCCGCATGCGCATAAACGATCCCCCTTCAACAAACCAGCCTGTTCGTTGCACACTATTATACATGCTGTTGTAGAAGTTTACAAAGGCGCCCGTTTGTCCATTGATAGTAATTGACTTGTCAAAGTCTTTATGCAGCCGGTCGCGGTACATCCATTGCCGGGTAAGATTGTAGATGTCGTTGCCATGGTACCAGTCCCACTGCATGGAGATGGTCAGTTTTTGCCACAGGGTAACATTGTTAATAAACGACATGGTAAAATCAGGATAGGCGTTGCCGCTAAGGTATTGGTCGGTAGCATCGGTAAGCACCGCCCGTTTGGTGGTCTTGTTCACTACCACTCCATCAACGATCTCGTATTGCGATGCATTGGCCTCGGGAATGTACCTGCTTTTATCCGACTGGCGGGTTTGGTCAATACTTCTTAAAGGGGTGGAAGTATAAAAATTACCCAGCGATTCGCCTTCTTTCACAATAAACAATCCATTTACAAAGTCGCGGCCATTGGCCACCCTGTCAACTTTTGTTTTGAAAGTGCCAAACCGCACACCCAGTTGCCAGTCAACTTTTTTATTGGTGAAGATGCCGGCATCGAGGCTCGCATCAGCGCCTTTTACGGTAAGGTCAATTAAATTATCCCTGATCTGTTGGGCGCCGCTGGAAGGAGGGAGGTCAACATATTGAATATTGTTTTTGTTGTTCTTTTTCCAGTAGGTGAACGATACGCTGATCTTACTGAACCATTCTTTTGAACCAGGAAGAATGGTGAGATCAGTTCCGATTTCTGTTTCCTTCACTTGCTGTACCTGCAGGTTTTTATTTCCAAGAATATTGGGCAGGTAAAGGCCAACCCCTTCTCCCAGCTGGGTTGAGCCAAGTGTGGTTTGGCGCGAATAATATTCGCCATCAAATTCATTGGGTGGAATACCGGCAGCGCCATAGGCCGCGCGTATTTTCCATTCAGGAAGCTGGGCTACATTCATTAGTTCAGATGGTCTGAAATAAGCGGTTCCCCTGCCGAAGGTGAAAGGTTTCTTCTGATCGCCAAATTGCGAGTTGTAATCGCTGCGAAAACCACCGGTAACCCCAAACAGGCTGCCGAAGTCGATGGTTTGATTTACCAGGTAACCGAATGTTATATACTCCAGGCTGCCATCGCCACTGGTTTTTACCGCGGTTGCAGAAATGTTGGCAGGCGGGTATTGCGGCAGATTAACACCCTGGGCAAAGAAGGAATTGTATTCCAGTTTACGCCAGTCGTATGAAAACTGGGTAGTGGTAGTAATGGGCAGATCGATCTTGAAATCTTTCTTGAAATCGGTTCTTACATAAATGGTAGACAAGGCATTTTGATAAGTCGATTTCGCGTGGTCGTCACGTACAGATCCCTCGGCGGTATTTCCCCAGAAAGCCAGGTCAACCTGTGGAGCAGCTTCCTGGTTCTTGTACAGGTCCTGGAAATCGGAGTTCCATAACTCTATCCCATACTTGAAATCGAGTTCAACAAAACGCGGGAATTTATAATTCAGGTTGCTGTTATTAATGAGGCGGCTATCCTTACTGTAACGGGAGTGCCAGTCGGGTTCCGATAAAACGTTTCGCTGGTTTTCATCTCTCGGGCGTACAACAGTAAGATCAGTACCCGGATATTTTGATTTAAAATCGATCCAGGGATAGGAGTTGATCATTTCAAACCGGTTGTTATTGGTGCCCTTGAACAGGTCATCTACATTAAACAAAATGCGTGAAGAAACATTGTAGGTGCCGGATAACAGGTTTTCATCCTGCAGGATCATTTGTGTGCTGTTGCGTGCGGTAAATCCTTTGAACAATTCAAAACCCAGGTTGGCGGAAAGGTTGGTTCGCCGCAGGTGGTTATTCAATACGTTTTGCTGGTCGATATGCGAAAGCGTAAATGAATAATCTGTTTTATTGCCACCCCCGCTTATGCCTAAGGAATTGGAGGTTGACGTGGCTGTTTGATATGCCTGTTCCAGGTGATTATACAGGGGCATGTTGGCCGGATAGGTTTTATCATTTTTCAGATCGTAGTTCGTATTGAAATCATCTTCGGCCGGTTCGGGCCACATCCCAAGCGAGTCGGGTTTTAAGATGGCGCCATTGCGATCGAGAATATTGCCATTACCATCCTGGGTAAAGTGGTGGTATTTGGCGCTAAGGGTTTTGTCTTTTCCCAAAAGAACGTTATCAATACTTACTTTCGACATCAACGTGATTGACAAAGGTTTGTTCTTGCTGCCCTTTTTGGTGAAGATCTGGATAACGCCATTGGCGCCCTGTGCGCCATACAGCATCCCCGCAGAAGGACCTTTGGCGATCTCAACTTTCTCCACGTTGGAAACATCGAGCCCGTTTATGTCTGTTACCTGCACCCCATCAACCAGTATAATGGGAGTGGAAGAACCCAGTGAGTTGATGCCACGAAGAATGATATTCGCTTTTTGTCCGGGCTCGCCCGAATTGGTTTGTATTTGTGCGCCGGCAACTTTACCTATCAATGCCTGGTCGATGGATAATATGGCCGATGGCGCGAGGTCTTTTTTACCCACGCTGGCTACATCGATCGACAATTTCTTTTTTTCCGTAGCCACCCCGGTACCGGTTACTACTATTTCGCTGAGCGATTTTATTTCGGGCGATAACTGCACGTTGAACGTGGCACGGTTTCGTACACTCATTTCGATGGGTTCATAACCAACCCCTGTAAATACCAGAGTGGCATTTTCGGGAACCGTTAGTTTAAAGCTGCCATCGCCGCCCGAAGTGGTGCCTGATGACGTTCCTTTAATAATGACTGAAATGCTTGGAAGTGGTGTGCCGGAGGCATCGGTAATTTTTCCGCTTACCGGTTTCGTTTGTGCGTATGCTGAAGCAAGCATACCCATCATTAGCAGTATTGAAATGGTTTTTCTCATGGTGAGTGTATGTTTGATTAGACAATACAGTGCCGCTGGTAATGGAAAGCCCGGGATATAGCTTTTCCATTACCTGATGTCAGGTTCCGTTTTGGGTATATAATCAGGGCAGGATCTTGTAATGAAGTTTTGATACGAGGTTAGCCGGGTAATTTTTGCCTGGAGGAGCGGAGGGTCGCTTTACTATGGACAAACAAGTGTTCGCAACTGCTGCATTGGCAGTTGAATGATTACAGGCAGATTACAATGGGGGTGAACTTTAGGTAGGATATTTTTTTTGCAGGTGTTTTACTGAATTGGTATTTGCGGTCTCTGTTGTTTTGTTGGCAGACTTTGCCATGATAGTAGTTTTAGACCTGTCAGGTCCGCTATTATAATCTGAGTTACCAGCTTGCCGCTGCGAACCTGACAGGTCTAATCTACGAAATTATATATAACTCAGCCACCACTTTGTACGGTTGGCCTGTTTATAAGCATCGTACCGTTTGCAAAGCGGGTACACTCCCACAATAATTAAGATCCATAATATATACACAAAGGCGAGGCTGTACCCAAAACCTTTCAACTGGCTGTTCATGCTTACCCAGCCCGTTAATACCATATCGCTCCATTTAAAGCCTGAGATAGCCGCCGCAATTACTGCCAGGATATGAATTAAATAGATATGCAACAGGTAATAAAACATGGGCACACGGCCAAACACCACCACTTTTTCTGAAAGTTTGTTCAATGGCTTTTCTGCAAACGCCAGGAATAACAGCGCAGGGCCTAACGTCATTAAGATATATAATAAAGATGGTGGATACTTGGTGGTATTTAAAAACGACAAGACCGTAAATACCGGATCTTTTTGTACAGACCAGGGATGCGGATCGCCATACATATTGATAAAACGAATGATAATGAACAACGCAATGGCGCTCAATCCCAGCCCAATCAACAGCTTTCTTCTTTTACCGGCATCAAACGTAGGCAGGTACAACTGGCCGAATGCATAACCCACCATCATAATACCAATCCAGGGAGTAACGGGGTAACCCATCATAATGACTGGCTTCGTAGGTATAATGTGTTGTTCGTGAATGGCAGCCATCAGGAATGAAACAGGATGGTCACCCGGCGGAGCATCCATCAGGTTGTGGGCGCCGATCAATGCCAGCCCAATAACCAGGATAGCCGTCAATGGCAGATAGATCATTCCGGCCAACACGATCATACTAACGCCCAGCGCCCAGATAACCTGCAGGATCAGCACCGGGTATTCGGGATTGAACGTCCAGCCCAGGGTAACGATCAGGATTTCAGCAATTACCAGCCACAGGCCGCGGGTAAGTAAAAAGACGGATAATTCATTTTTGGTCTTTTTGGTCCCATTCAAAAAGGCAGATGCGCCGGCAAGGAAAGTAAAGATGGGCGCACAAAAATGGGTGATCCACCGGGTAAAGAACAATGGTACATCGGTTCTGGTAAGATCGGTAGGATCGTATAAAAAAGCGCTTGCATGAAAATAATCGCGCACGTGATCCAGCGCCATGATGATCATAACGGTACCCCGCAGCAGATCAATGGATTGAAGGCGTTTACTTTTAACCGGCATGGCTATAGCAGTAGGTTGGCTCATGTAACAAAAATTGATATGAAGTTAAAGGGACAGCTTAGGGCAGCTGCCAGTGGTACTCTGTTCTGTGAAGATAGGGATTGTTAGAATAAAGTTCAGTAAAAAATATACACTTTAGAATAATATTCTGTATGAGTGGTGTTTCAGTTCCTGGTTGCCGGTTACCGGTTACCGGTTTCCGGCCCCTTAATGCAAACCGTTTGCCTTTTTTCAGCCTGCATTTAATTGCAACCCCGGTAACTGGTACCTGGTAACCGGCGACCGGTACCTGGCAACCTGCCTTTTTGCCTTTTCATGCAATCCGCAGCTAAATTGTACGTTATTAGGTAATTAAATCCATACCTAGTGAGAAGAGTAGTACCCTTTCTGGCCCTGGCCTTGTGCCTGCAACAGGCTACTGCGCAGATGTCCGCCCAAAGTGATACGGGCAAATTAATAGCGCAAAAGGATAACATTATTACGTCTAACACGATCATCAAGATCGAGAATTTAGGCGAGAACATTAACTCCGATCTTCCTGAATTACGTCCTACCGTATCGGCAGACGGGAACCTGTTATTTTTTATCTGTGAGAACCATCCAGCCAATACCAAGTATAACTCGGTGCCCAATTCACAGGACATCTGGTATGCCGAACGGGATTCAAACGGTGTTTGGAAGGAAGCCCGCCATTTAAAATATCCCCTCAATACATCACAGTATAATGCTGTGTATTGGATCTCGCCCGATAAGAACCGCATTCTGATCCGCGGAGCATTCGGTAACGGGGGTGCATTTTTCGGCAAAGGCGTAAGTCTTTGTACCAAACAGGCCGATGGCCGCTGGGGTGAACCGGAAATGCTGCATATTAAAAAATACGACAAATACGATCATGGCCAGGTGTCGGGAGCTACGCTGTCGCCCGACATGAAAGCATTGGTATTATACATGACACCCGACCCGGGCAGTCCTAATAACGACCTCTATGTTTGTTTTCATGAAGACGATGGCAGCTGGACGGAACCCAAGAGCCTGGGTAAGGAAATAAATTATCCCGGCAATGAAATGACTCCCTACATCGCTTCCGATGGCGTTACCATGTATTTCAGCAGCGACAAACCCGGTGGGTTAGGCGATAACGATATTTACATGACCAAACGTTTGGATAAAACCTGGACGAAATGGAGCACGCCGGTGAACCTGGGCGCTCCCATCAATACGGAAGGTTGGGATGCCTTTTTTACCCTGGATGCCGGTGGAGAGTATGCGTACCTGACCAGCAATAAAGATACCTATGGCGAAAGCGATATTGTGCGGGTAAAGTTGCTGGAGCGTGAAAAGCCAAACCCGGTGATTCTGGTAAGCGGCAATGTGTTTAACGCCAAAACAAAACAACCGCTCAGTGCATCGCTTATTTATGAAACGCTGCCAGATGGGGTAGAGGCCGGCAATGGTTTATCGAGCCCAACCGATGGCGCTTTCAAAATTGTATTGCCTTACGATAAGAACTACAGTATTCGCGCCAGCGCCGATAAATTCTTTGCAATTTCCGAGAACCTGAACCTCGACTCGATGGTGAAGGCGGGCTTCAAGGAAATTCATAAAGACCTGTACCTGGTGCCCATTGAAATTGGCCAGGTGGTTCGTTTGAACAACGTGTTCTTCGACTTCGACAAATGGGACCTGCGTCCGGAATCGGATGTTGAACTGGACCGTGTGGTTAAATTGCTGAAAGATAACCCAAGCATTGAAATTGAGTTGAGCGCCCACACGGATAGCAAGGGTTCTGACGACTATAACTTCCGGCTGTCTGACAATCGTGCCAAATCGTGCGTGCAATACATCATCTCGAAAGGCATTCCTGCCAGCAGGATCACCTCGAAAGGATATGGTGAAAGCATGCCGGTGGCCACGAACGAAACCGATGAAGGCCGTCAGCTGAACCGTCGTGTTGAGTTTAAAATCCTGAAAAACTAATGTGATAATCAGCTAATGTGCTAATGCGATAATGAAGGTGAGTTACCCCTGGGTGGTAACTCACCTTTCTTTTTTATATTTACCGGTAAATTACCAGGCATGAGAAACTTCGCTGCTTTGCTCGCTGTTACCTTACTGGGCGCCTATATAAGTGTTGCGCAAACGAAAAAAGCGCCTGTAGAAGCTATTAAACAGGCTGATCTGAAACGCGACCTGTTTACGTTGGCCGATGATCATTTCAGAGGGCGGGAGGCCGGTACGCTGGATGAATTAAAGGCTTCAGTATGGGTGGCAGAAGAAGCACGCAAAGCCGGGTTGGAACCTGCTGGTGATGATGGCACCTATTTTCAATTCTTTTCCCTGAACCGGGAACGGGTAAGTGATCGCAGTACAGTAAAGATCGGTGACCGGTCGTTCAATTTGTGGAAAGATGTAGTGGTGTACGAACCTGCCTTTGCCACTGTAAACGCGCCGATCGTATTTATAGAAAACCCCGATACCGTTGCCGAAGCAACCATACAAGGAAAAGTGGTGGCCCTGCAGTTTACGCCGCAGGGATTAACCGACCCACGCAAAAGTATTCCCTGGCGTTATAATGCATTTGTGATCTCGGCCTGGGCCCGTAAGCTGGCGGCCAAAGGCGTAAAAGCGATTCTGTTTGTATCAGACGATCTGGCTGAGCAGGCATTTCCCCGCGCCACCCAATATTCAAACCGCGGTTCTTACCAGATAGAAGGCAGCATGTTCCCCAGCCGCCGGTTGTTAAAAGATATTCCTATTATCTGGGTGCGAAAAGAAGCGCTTGACCTGGTACGTAAACCCGGGCAACACCTGGACGCAGCCATCTATACCGAATTGTTTACTTATCCCTCGGTGAATGTGGTGGCCAAAGTAAAAGGCACAGATGCGATGCTCTCAAAAGAATATGTATTGTTCAGTGGTCACCAGGACCATGATGGTGTACGCAATATTGAAGGTGCAACAGATAGTATTTTCAATGGGGCCGATGACAATGCTACCGTTAGTGTGGCCCTGCTGGCCATTGGCCGCGCTTTTCATCAGCAACCGGGCAAACGCAGCGCCCTGTTTGTATGGCATGGCTCGGAAGAGCGGGGTTTGTTTGGTTCAACCTGGTTTGCCGAACATCCTACGGTGCCGCGCGAGTCGCTGGTAGCAGTGCTGAATGGCGATATGATCGGGATGAACAATCCTGACAGTGCCGCTTTGCTCGGCGTTGTTCCGCCGCACCTGAATTCAGGCGACCTGGTGAAAATAGCTTTGCAGGAGAATGCGAAAGGGCCGAAGTTCAAGCTGGATACGACATGGGATAAAGCCTCCCACCATGAGCTCTGGTATTTCCGCAGCGATCATTTGCCGTATGCGAGAAAGAATATTCCCGCCATTTTTTTCAGTACGTTGCCTCATCCGTTGTACCATACTCCCGGCGATGAAGCTGCTACTATTAATATAGAAAAGCTAACAAAGATGACCCGCTGGATGTATGCCACCGGTTTTAGCGTAGCCAATGCAGCCAACCGGCCACGCCTGGAACCAGGCTTTAAACTGGAACGGTAACAGCTGCCTTTCGGGCCTTTTTGTCGTTATAAGGATGGCACAGGATACTATTCTGATTATGGTGATACGCAGTCGTTAAAGTTCACATAGCAAAAAGAGAAGTCCACCTGATTTATCAGGAGGACTTCGTGTTTATATGGAGTGTGTTATATTAAGCAACGGTAGCAGGCAGGGCAGGGGCTGCAGGGAAATCAACCGGCACTTTGGTAACAGCATACAGGTAGTTGGTGATTGTTTTGTCGCCAATTAATACGATGGTATCAACCAGGTTTTCATTGGTGTAACCGGCTTCAAAAAAATCGTTTACGGCTTCCGCACTTACTTTACCGGCATTTTCAACAAAGCTTTTCACCAGCGCAGCCAGTGCATTGTATTTGGCATTGAATGAGGCCGCGCCACTGCGGATCTCCAGGATCTGGTCGTCGGTAAAACCATTCAATTTACCAATAGTAGTGTGGGCGGCTAAACAATATTCACAATCATTTACCTGGCTGGTAACCAGGTTCACAATTTCTTTTTCTTTCGATGTTAAAGAAGTGGGAGCGCTTTGCAGGGTCAAATAAGTGCCTAAAGCATTTTTTGAATAAGCTATCGTAGCATACAGGTTAGGTACTTTACCTATTTTCTTTTTCAGGGTATCGAAAAGGGTCTGGTTAACTTCGGAAACGTTTTCTCTTGCAGGAACTGTGAAAGTTTTCATTCTATTAAGTTTTTGATTTGTTTTCGTCGTTATTGACGATGTAAAATTGCAAATCAAAAGGCTTTCGGAGAATAGGCACATTTCCCGATTACTTGCACTTTTTTCCCTAACCGGTATTTTTTGCTAGCTATAGAGGCCCTTGGTGCGGAAATCGGAAGGGGAGGTTTCGGTATTCTTCTTAAAAAAGTTACTGAAATAGGCCGCGTCTTCAAATCCCAGTTCAAAGGCGATCTCTTTGGCCGATTTATCGGTAAATAACAGCAAACGTTTAGCCTCCAGCACAATCCGTTCCTGTATAACTGTAAGCGGGGATTTCTCATTATACAGGGCAAACAGGTTAGAAAGGGTTTTGGGGGAGCGGTTTACCTGGTTGGCATAGAATTTAACACTGTGTTCTTTTTTGTAATGATTTTCAACCAGCAGGTTAAACTGGCGAATGATGTCCAGTTTTTGCTCCGGCAGGTCCTGCAACGGCAGGAATTGTTGTTTAGCCAGCCGGGTTACTATTATGATCAACCTTTTTAACAACATGCGCAGCATGTCTTCCTGGATGTTATCAACGGTTTCAAATTCCTCGATGAAGACCTGTAGCAGCAGATCAATTTTGTGGCTATTGGTTTTGTTCAGGGTTGTAAACATGAGTTGTTGCGAACCGTAGAACAGGAAACCCACACAACTCACTTCTTTGTCGTGGTCAATAATACAATAGAAAGCGCGGTTAAATTGCCAGGCCACTATTCCGCTGGCATCAGCAAAATGGAAAGTTTGGTTCACCATCAAACACAGGATGGTATTATGCGGGAATTCATATTCAACCCCATCTATAGTTACTTGTTGGGTTCCTCCTTTATTCCAGGCAATGGTGAGTAATTTATCTTTCCGGTCTTTACCATAAAACTGCCGGTCAAATTCCAACTCTTCAACGATCATTCTGCATTCACCGGATGTTTTACTGTTTTTGTATGCCAGTTTCATAGCGGTAAGATAAATAAAAAAGGCATCCCGACAAGTCGGGGTGCCTTTGCTATATTACTTGTCCCTGCTATGCATATTCAAATAAACGATGGCGCAAAGCATAATGACGATGCCCACCCAC
The Niastella koreensis GR20-10 genome window above contains:
- a CDS encoding CheR family methyltransferase, with product MTTRDFNRLSEYINNAYGIKMPEAKKVMLECRLQKRLAALNMASYKEYCEYLFSEQGMSHEMVHMVDAVTTNKTDFFREPSHFDFLTQQVLPELCEGYNGYKELKVWSAGCSSGEEVYSLAMVLQEFTEMISGTDYHITGTDVSLTMLAKAVEAVYAEDRIADIPMWLRKKYLLRSRDRAKQTIRINAETRARTDFKRLNLMDDTYDVHNKFDVIFCRNVLIYFDKATQCAVINKLAEKLKPGGYLFLGHSETVSNMQLTLTPVQPTVLKK
- a CDS encoding RagB/SusD family nutrient uptake outer membrane protein, yielding MKRYLIYIFSMAIVSGACKKSTLELNNPNQPVPELSLTTEAGLKNFSLGILQKMMADVPGEGKTNIFHIALTNHSIMGDEAYCPYGNYGFRWVNQVYKITLPGGKVITNPNTVDQKTQLQGFNSRGSGELNAFQYEWASCYYIIAQANYLLTALDNPALKLSGDATNKINIFKAWAQWWKGYAYSRIGSMYLAGIITNTAGATNGDFVDHTAIMTEANNVLNSCLTTLNSVNATADYTAIMTAIVASFNDNKQVVTPDMWKRQIYSLQARNLMVNKKVTAMTPADWQQVISLANQGIQSTDNVFQFGMDPSGTNDVSLGQFHPYFYIGEVVQFTFASERLLQDFKPNDNRAAIGFTPFPVPKVNERGRGLQFGTRWDPVFIENGGLYATGNNKGTVPWACSYEENQLMKAEALMRTGSTEAGLQIVDAVRDFQHSGLAHVAGTGLTAPQALEEFRKERRVALFLWGTAFYDARRWGVTQPAAQGGGRANAIVIVPGNLLTPAQPGSIPTPCFMEYNYMDYWDVPQNEIDFNTPGSSSPPLKN
- a CDS encoding SusC/RagA family TonB-linked outer membrane protein; protein product: MRKTISILLMMGMLASAYAQTKPVSGKITDASGTPLPSISVIIKGTSSGTTSGGDGSFKLTVPENATLVFTGVGYEPIEMSVRNRATFNVQLSPEIKSLSEIVVTGTGVATEKKKLSIDVASVGKKDLAPSAILSIDQALIGKVAGAQIQTNSGEPGQKANIILRGINSLGSSTPIILVDGVQVTDINGLDVSNVEKVEIAKGPSAGMLYGAQGANGVIQIFTKKGSKNKPLSITLMSKVSIDNVLLGKDKTLSAKYHHFTQDGNGNILDRNGAILKPDSLGMWPEPAEDDFNTNYDLKNDKTYPANMPLYNHLEQAYQTATSTSNSLGISGGGNKTDYSFTLSHIDQQNVLNNHLRRTNLSANLGFELFKGFTARNSTQMILQDENLLSGTYNVSSRILFNVDDLFKGTNNNRFEMINSYPWIDFKSKYPGTDLTVVRPRDENQRNVLSEPDWHSRYSKDSRLINNSNLNYKFPRFVELDFKYGIELWNSDFQDLYKNQEAAPQVDLAFWGNTAEGSVRDDHAKSTYQNALSTIYVRTDFKKDFKIDLPITTTTQFSYDWRKLEYNSFFAQGVNLPQYPPANISATAVKTSGDGSLEYITFGYLVNQTIDFGSLFGVTGGFRSDYNSQFGDQKKPFTFGRGTAYFRPSELMNVAQLPEWKIRAAYGAAGIPPNEFDGEYYSRQTTLGSTQLGEGVGLYLPNILGNKNLQVQQVKETEIGTDLTILPGSKEWFSKISVSFTYWKKNNKNNIQYVDLPPSSGAQQIRDNLIDLTVKGADASLDAGIFTNKKVDWQLGVRFGTFKTKVDRVANGRDFVNGLFIVKEGESLGNFYTSTPLRSIDQTRQSDKSRYIPEANASQYEIVDGVVVNKTTKRAVLTDATDQYLSGNAYPDFTMSFINNVTLWQKLTISMQWDWYHGNDIYNLTRQWMYRDRLHKDFDKSITINGQTGAFVNFYNSMYNSVQRTGWFVEGGSFMRMRDLTLIYQLGNVIKIDWVKGLALTVSGRNLITITKYEGLDPEATSAQDSQGNRSVGAGSSIGVDYFSIPNLRSYQFGINLQF
- a CDS encoding DUF1624 domain-containing protein; the protein is MSQPTAIAMPVKSKRLQSIDLLRGTVMIIMALDHVRDYFHASAFLYDPTDLTRTDVPLFFTRWITHFCAPIFTFLAGASAFLNGTKKTKNELSVFLLTRGLWLVIAEILIVTLGWTFNPEYPVLILQVIWALGVSMIVLAGMIYLPLTAILVIGLALIGAHNLMDAPPGDHPVSFLMAAIHEQHIIPTKPVIMMGYPVTPWIGIMMVGYAFGQLYLPTFDAGKRRKLLIGLGLSAIALFIIIRFINMYGDPHPWSVQKDPVFTVLSFLNTTKYPPSLLYILMTLGPALLFLAFAEKPLNKLSEKVVVFGRVPMFYYLLHIYLIHILAVIAAAISGFKWSDMVLTGWVSMNSQLKGFGYSLAFVYILWILIIVGVYPLCKRYDAYKQANRTKWWLSYI
- a CDS encoding OmpA family protein produces the protein MRRVVPFLALALCLQQATAQMSAQSDTGKLIAQKDNIITSNTIIKIENLGENINSDLPELRPTVSADGNLLFFICENHPANTKYNSVPNSQDIWYAERDSNGVWKEARHLKYPLNTSQYNAVYWISPDKNRILIRGAFGNGGAFFGKGVSLCTKQADGRWGEPEMLHIKKYDKYDHGQVSGATLSPDMKALVLYMTPDPGSPNNDLYVCFHEDDGSWTEPKSLGKEINYPGNEMTPYIASDGVTMYFSSDKPGGLGDNDIYMTKRLDKTWTKWSTPVNLGAPINTEGWDAFFTLDAGGEYAYLTSNKDTYGESDIVRVKLLEREKPNPVILVSGNVFNAKTKQPLSASLIYETLPDGVEAGNGLSSPTDGAFKIVLPYDKNYSIRASADKFFAISENLNLDSMVKAGFKEIHKDLYLVPIEIGQVVRLNNVFFDFDKWDLRPESDVELDRVVKLLKDNPSIEIELSAHTDSKGSDDYNFRLSDNRAKSCVQYIISKGIPASRITSKGYGESMPVATNETDEGRQLNRRVEFKILKN